GTTGATACTGGCTCTCCAGCGGATTGTTGGAGGGGAGATGTGACAGCGTCAGATAGCCCTCTTGGCGCGAATCGCTCCAAACGACCTCGCCCTGCACGTCCGCGAATGCTCCTTCGGTACCATTGAAATCGAGGCGCAGGACCAGCTTTCCCTCCCGCAATAAGGCCTCTCGGTTTTCCGCTGCCGTCGGCCGCTTCGGCGGGTTCTCATTCTGTCGAAGGATCAGGAGACCGAGTAAGCAGGCCGCGAGCGCCCATCCCATCCATGTGCCAAAACGATTCCGCGGCCGCGTCTTGGATTCTACTTTCAGGCCCGTGGCCACGACCTCCGATAGATCTAGCACGGGCGAGTTTGCCGACAACTCGCCGACCAAGCGGTCGAACAGTGGATCGGCGCCACAGCCCAGCGAGGCTGACAGCGCCTCCCACTCCGCCGTTTCCGCTGCGTCGAGATCACCCAGCGCGCGACCGGAATCCAGCTCTTCAAAACGCGCTTCTTTCTCTTCCCGCGTCATCTCACACCTCCTTCCCAAGTCATGGCGGGTAATCTCCGCTTGAGCAAGGCCCGGGCTTCGATCAAACCGCGGCGTAGCCCTGTTTTCACACTACCGAGCGGCAGCCCGGTCTCGGCGGCGATCTCAGTGTGGGACATGCCACGATCGAAGTGCAGATGGAAGAGCCGCCGGGTTTCCTCGGACAAGGTTTCCAGAGCTTGGCGCAGGATCTCCCCGTCCAGCATCCTCCCCGGCGCTTCCGCCTCCGCCGGGATGTCGGCTTCTCCCAGTAACGGTGCGAGTTCAGGCAAGCGTGTTCGTTTCCGGATCCAATCGACCGTGCGCCGCCGAGCGATCATCGCGATG
This is a stretch of genomic DNA from Luteolibacter rhizosphaerae. It encodes these proteins:
- a CDS encoding anti-sigma factor, whose protein sequence is MTREEKEARFEELDSGRALGDLDAAETAEWEALSASLGCGADPLFDRLVGELSANSPVLDLSEVVATGLKVESKTRPRNRFGTWMGWALAACLLGLLILRQNENPPKRPTAAENREALLREGKLVLRLDFNGTEGAFADVQGEVVWSDSRQEGYLTLSHLPSNNPLESQYQLWIVDPSRDELPVDGGVFDIRSSSGPTIISIDAKLPVHAPAAFVVTREKPGGVVRSKQEVVAAIAKR
- a CDS encoding RNA polymerase sigma factor: MSDPSSSDGSEALLPRIAGGDDDAMRRCMALHGPLVGGIVRRQIEDHGAAEDLIQEIFTEIWRVSSKHEPGLSSERGYIAMIARRRTVDWIRKRTRLPELAPLLGEADIPAEAEAPGRMLDGEILRQALETLSEETRRLFHLHFDRGMSHTEIAAETGLPLGSVKTGLRRGLIEARALLKRRLPAMTWEGGVR